Within Cystobacter ferrugineus, the genomic segment ACACGGGCAAGCGCTTCACCTTCTTCGCCGATCCCGACGGCCTGCCCCTGGAAGTCTACGAGGTGGCGTCTACGAAGTGACGTCGGACTCGGTCATCGCCAGCGCCGCGGAGCGCACGTCCTCCAGCGCGAAGGACTGATCCAACACCAGGTGCACCGGCAGGGACTCCATGCGCGCGCGCAGCCTCGGGTTGGTGAAGGCGCTCACGAGGATGACGGGCACCCACGGATGCGCGTGGCACCAGCGCTCGAGCAGCGCCAGCCCGGGCTCGCCCAGCATCCGCGCGTTGCAGATGAGCAGGTCCGGCGGCGTGATCCCCTCGGGCACGAGCTCCTGGGCCAGGCGCGAGAGCGCGCCGCGCGCGTCCTCCACCACATCCACCTCGAAGCGATCCTGGAGAAGCAGCTCGCGCAAGCCATGACCGCGCTCGCGCAGGGTCTCCATCACCACCACCCGCCAGGGCGTGGCCCTGGGGCGCTCCGGAGGAGAACGCCGAGTTCCCCGCACTCCCGACGGGGATGAGTCATTCTGCTGGGCAACCACCGAATAGGCGCGCTTGACCACCATCGCGTCCTCCTGAGGACCTCTTTAGCAGGAGTCGTACCGTTCCGCTGAAGCGAATTTTTTCAGTGCCGTGAGAATAATCTCCAGAACTCCACGAATGTCGCCCCCCCATTGTGTCACCTCTTGCCGCCGGAGGGCATAGGGAAAAGCGCCACACGGGGTGTTTCGCGACGTCTGGAACTTACTGACAGGGCTGGACGCACATTTCCCCTGATTCCCGGGCCTGTCCGGGCCCAAGTGTTGTGGAGCAAATGGACAGGATCACCTCACCCCCTGTTCTTCTGCTCCCCACTGGTGCCAGCCCCGGGCACATCCCGTCCGCTCCGGACAGCCCGTCAACCCCTCGTAATCGTTTGGACAGCAATCTTCCCCGCGAGGGGAAAGGCGGGAAGCCCGTGAATTTGCTGGGCATACGAGCAGCCTGACTTGGTTGGCACGGGGGCTGCTAGGGCCCGATCTCGTTCGCACTTTCGCAGGCTTGCGAGGAGGTCACCCGAAGTGGAGCCGATGACGTGGGCAAAGAGGTGGGTGCGCGGAGCATGTGCGCTCGGAGTGCTCGGGTCGCTGGTGGCCAGCGCCGCGCCCCGCGCCACCGCGCCGGCCTTCAGCGCGGAGACGGTCCGCGCGCGCGCCCGCGAGCTGGCCCAGAAGCCCTATCGGGCTCCGGCGCCCCTGCCGAAGGGAGTCTTCGAGGGGCTCACGTACGATCAGTACCGGGACATCCGCTACCGCCCGGAGCGGGCCTTGTGGCGCGAGGCGGGCCTGCCCTTCCAGGCGCAGTTCTTCCACCCGGGCCTCTTCTACCCCGCGCCCCTGCCCATGCACGAGGTGGAGGGCGGACGGGTGACGGCGGTGCGCTTCTCTCCGCAGCTCTTCACCTACGGCCCGCTCGTGAAGCAGCCGCCGCCCTCGTCCGTGGAGGGCTTCGCGGGCGTGCGGCTCAGCGGCCCCATCAACCGGCCGGACTACTACGACGAGATCGCGGTCTTCCTCGGGGCCAGCTACTTCCGGGCGCTGGGCCGCGGCAACGTGTACGGGCTGTCCGCGCGAGGGCTGGCCATCGACACGGCGCTGCCCGAGGGCGAGGAGTTCCCCCTCTTCCGCGAGTTCTGGCTGGAGAAGCCCAAGCCGGGCGCGGACCGGGCCGTGGTGCACGCGCTGATGGACAGCCCGAGCGTCACCGGCGCCTACCGCTTCGTCATCAT encodes:
- a CDS encoding response regulator encodes the protein MVVKRAYSVVAQQNDSSPSGVRGTRRSPPERPRATPWRVVVMETLRERGHGLRELLLQDRFEVDVVEDARGALSRLAQELVPEGITPPDLLICNARMLGEPGLALLERWCHAHPWVPVILVSAFTNPRLRARMESLPVHLVLDQSFALEDVRSAALAMTESDVTS